One window of the Delphinus delphis chromosome 20, mDelDel1.2, whole genome shotgun sequence genome contains the following:
- the LOC132416275 gene encoding metallothionein-4, which translates to MDPGKCTCMSGGTCSCGDNCKCKTCSCKTCQKSCCPCCPPGCAKCAKGCICKGASDKCSCCH; encoded by the exons ATGGACCCTGGGAAATGCACCTGCATGTCTG GAGGAACCTGCAGCTGCGGAGACAACTGCAAATGCAAAACCTGCAGCTGTAAAACATGTCAAAAAA GCTGCTGTCCTTGCTGCCCCCCGGGCTGCGCCAAGTGTGCCAAGGGCTGCATCTGCAAAGGGGCTTCGGACAAGTGCAGCTGCTGCCACTGA